From Alosa sapidissima isolate fAloSap1 chromosome 7, fAloSap1.pri, whole genome shotgun sequence, the proteins below share one genomic window:
- the LOC121712882 gene encoding alpha-(1,3)-fucosyltransferase 7-like yields the protein MDGQRTGLAAVPEMDPSLRQDKCEQANSTKRLSKQILAIIVVGSIILVGQYSLWPTLQPSHPIPVHFQMQEAKVISWTNWSDSTTLKPIKSSRPTIILLWYYPFRGNTRVAASYCNDKYGITDCVLVTNQSWFPKADLVVFHNRELVTERRTLPLNLTRPKTQKWVWLSLESPPHNGNMRPLAGHFNYTMCYRRDSDIYTPYGWLVPSKAPIGTTVDDFIPKGKTGLACWIVSNFKARHLRTQVYNKLKNVIPVDVYGGARNKRISADTVLPTISRYYFYLSFENSVATDYITEKVWSNAFKGGAIPVVLGPPREQYEAVLPKNSFIHVNDFSTVEELGHFMKTLAADKERYATYFAWRLNYTVGGYRGFVERLCNVCPILSSLPTSKIYQDLHGWNWQ from the exons ATGGACGGACAGCGGACAGGATTAGCAGCAGTGCCTGAGATGGACCCTTCTCTGAG gcaaGATAAATGTGAACAAGCCAACAGCACCAAACGTCTGAGCAAGCAGATCCTTGCCATTATTGTTGTTGGTTCCATTATTCTTGTTGGGCAGTATTCCCTATGGCCAACATTACAACCTTCCCATCCAATACCAGTTCACTTCCAGATGCAGGAGGCAAAGGTCATCAGTTGGACAAATTGGTCAGATTCTACCACACTAAAACCCATCAAAAGTAGTAGGCCTACCATCATTCTGCTGTGGTATTATCCCTTTCGTGGAAATACCAGAGTAGCTGCCAGTTATTGCAATGATAAATATGGCATTACCGACTGTGTCTTAGTGACCAATCAGTCCTGGTTCCCCAAAGCAGACCTGGTTGTCTTCCACAACCGTGAGTTGGTCACTGAAAGGCGTACGTTACCACTGAATCTGACTCGGCCAAAAACCCAGAAATGGGTTTGGCTATCCTTGGAGAGTCCACCGCACAATGGAAATATGAGGCCCCTCGCCGGTCACTTCAACTACACCATGTGTTATCGCCGGGACTCAGACATTTACACGCCGTATGGCTGGCTTGTGCCAAGCAAAGCTCCTATTGGCACAACTGTTGATGACTTCATACCAAAGGGCAAAACTGGTCTGGCCTGTTGGATAGTGAGCAACTTCAAGGCTAGACATTTGAGGACACAagtgtacaacaagctgaaaaATGTCATCCCGGTGGATGTGTATGGAGGAGCAAGAAATAAACGTATCTCTGCTGATACTGTCCTACCCACAATATCTCGTTACTATTTCTACCTCTCCTTTGAGAACAGCGTTGCTACAGACTACATCACGGAGAAAGTTTGGTCAAACGCTTTTAAGGGTGGTGCCATACCAGTGGTTTTAGGCCCGCCACGGGAACAATACGAGGCAGTCTTGCCAAAGAACTCCTTCATCCATGTGAATGACTTCAGCACAGTAGAGGAACTGGGCCACTTCATGAAGACACTGGCTGCAGATAAAGAGCGCTACGCCACCTACTTCGCCTGGCGTCTGAACTATACCGTTGGTGGGTATAGAGGATTTGTGGAGAGACTGTGCAATGTCTGCCCAATTCTTAGCAGTTTGCCTACATCAAAGATATATCAGGACTTACATGGCTGGAATTGGCAATGA